The Candidatus Mycolicibacterium alkanivorans genome contains a region encoding:
- a CDS encoding carboxymuconolactone decarboxylase family protein has protein sequence MALEQKDKELVAVGASIGALCRPCLDHHIPAGRDAGLTEAELARAVEVGEATHRSAVELLSRRGRELLHTTATRPGGPVQLEPTSRQDELVALGASIGANCHPLLEQHIAGAHQQGLTASQVRSAIKMAEFVQQHAAEVTAGKAAAAIEAAEPSPPAAGEMNAPTSACDATEEESR, from the coding sequence ATGGCACTGGAACAAAAGGACAAGGAACTGGTCGCCGTCGGCGCGAGCATCGGCGCCTTGTGCCGTCCCTGCCTCGACCATCACATCCCGGCCGGCCGCGACGCCGGGCTCACCGAGGCTGAACTCGCGCGGGCGGTCGAGGTCGGCGAAGCCACCCACCGCAGCGCCGTGGAGCTATTGTCGCGACGCGGCCGCGAACTGCTGCACACCACCGCAACGCGGCCCGGCGGGCCCGTCCAACTTGAACCCACTTCACGACAAGACGAGCTGGTAGCGCTGGGCGCCAGCATCGGAGCTAACTGCCACCCGCTCCTGGAGCAGCACATTGCTGGAGCCCACCAGCAGGGACTGACAGCAAGCCAAGTGCGCTCAGCGATCAAGATGGCCGAATTCGTCCAGCAGCACGCAGCCGAAGTCACCGCCGGTAAAGCCGCTGCCGCCATCGAGGCAGCCGAGCCCAGTCCACCGGCCGCTGGTGAGATGAACGCGCCGACGTCCGCTTGCGACGCGACAGAGGAGGAATCGAGATGA
- a CDS encoding peroxidase-related enzyme (This protein belongs to a clade of uncharacterized proteins related to peroxidases such as the alkylhydroperoxidase AhpD.), translating into MVISAEARCPYCEAAHAAALRLRTKDPVLVDRLAVNYRHVELSHQDKVMLDFAVKLTHTPEACDGRDVARLREAGFTDVDILHIVEVTAVFNYNVRPATATGLFPNPEYHQLGRAAVKEN; encoded by the coding sequence GTGGTCATCTCAGCCGAAGCCCGCTGCCCCTACTGCGAGGCTGCGCACGCGGCCGCGCTGCGGCTGCGCACCAAGGATCCTGTGCTGGTCGACCGTCTCGCCGTCAACTACCGCCACGTCGAGCTTTCGCACCAAGACAAGGTGATGCTCGATTTCGCGGTCAAGCTGACCCACACGCCCGAGGCATGCGATGGACGCGACGTTGCCCGGCTACGGGAGGCCGGGTTCACCGACGTAGACATCCTGCACATCGTGGAAGTCACGGCGGTCTTCAACTACAACGTGCGTCCTGCCACGGCCACCGGGTTGTTCCCCAACCCCGAGTACCACCAGCTCGGCCGAGCCGCAGTGAAGGAGAACTGA